From a single Candidatus Omnitrophota bacterium genomic region:
- a CDS encoding filamentous hemagglutinin N-terminal domain-containing protein yields MKMTGLLKRTVSVLVVFSFLNAQVAYSLPQDVEVVEGAADVNIEGATMTINADAGTILNYSSFDLAEGESVIINLPGIDADILNRVIGAGASNIAGAISCNGLFILVNTSGIYLASTANIDVGSLVLSTRDITNSDFVNGKYFFQKISEEALDTLLKNAGTINVREGGFGVLIAGAIENSGMIVAPMGRIHLAAGDAVTLALSSDGLISVAIDEKVASTIHDMDGNPITDQITNTGSIIADGGVVAISAESLTDIFRNAINLDGIVQADTMSSTAGEISITSSSDITLGGGISAVGGMIGVISEEGSIRAEETSEMTAQDVYVEAQRDISLEGTIETMEGGLVDLHALNGSMYSHGSIIAPEGEINVCAAYDLDLGGFYKASRMVFDPEEVNITSDWTGSGDTTFWATGNINVQANMTLEEGSFYFYADSTDASGTYDDGSGTFTQSSSSTITADYDISIDGSGSVSVGGVVSNMGSIHIGQVTGNHDVSYIGMLGSLYASNEVTLYSDGDIHQGGDMTGEVIYLYPDHDSDGSGQFQTSLSYVINGMDLYLDQSTDIDISNFNANVEYFYIGNNGITPSSVTIGGENHVYGTLDITSNGDIVQNGTIYSEAGYGLYLQPDYDNDGNGQFIQNSGSICNFYEMSLYQGTNITLDYYMDTYNVYGINIYGEGEVNLNGGIYATSDLYVYANDGISLGGPLHFDYYLELNADYDNDGYGSLVANGNSISPVSYFDTANITTAGDLNVSDIESLFSGDVPATSLTLRSTAGNITLDQYYDPEFLYSLQLIAADDINLNEWIALSYGNVGLIADYDGDGDGNFNFSSAGISAGSVTFSKNSDFSITSDLISDIDASNITFTAGGDSDLSVDASLSCSGALNLQADGDISINYGVSTGTTFSVVADYDTDNSGNVIWYSGVSASMGTGGTLRYQQADSFAYSDVTSRVYGQTTGGVTLRSTNGSVTVDQAITLRTGIIDLRADEDLLINSNISTTSSSTMYLYADAENNGSGGFMQSGSASITSGGTAQIALRAAGTGSLLGDITAGRLYLYAQSGGATYALQDGCNVDLNYYTSSYGLYVASNAIFNGGNNTTISTGGDWWVDGTFNGQGSTAILDGTYSGTKDIRMDAGSFNNLTINASGTYSPYTSTTPTVVAGGDLSITAGILSMTTNDLVVGGDLLIDGGVLIANGAGVDIDVDGDVLIRAGDFFAPTGLDDVSFTVGGGFEVSGAGDYYNGNGRVVFDSSDIGNDIILTTSGSYFFNDVKFSGGGEWTLTGLMLASGDLYMYDGTLVAGGLIIAADTLAMDGGNITSDGNDVEIIASTFTQTAGAITTTSEGDVKISSTAMPGAFTVGEINSDGGVFIGETNAPVTVSQTSGTSITAVGDRGIEISASGDITLRQVNSGSYDTTITSTAGSILDGLTGESANITAAAATLTAATGIGVTGSEDLDLDVATLDASVTGTGDIYIWEDSAITLSDVDTSAGKIDISSGGTMTATDVVAGDTGEVWLTTTSGNIQAGVITASGSKVVLAAAGAITDTNGASVNITGSTVDLDAATGISVDTSVNNITADVSGVGNVDISETDDVNINGVSSYEGDIILTSGGVMTVADDISATGFGNISMTADGMNQTGGSIYAPAGEIWIDGAGDIVLGAIEAAGNLTIGSNVAPDSVTFNEDIHAYNSIDVISNGNIDQNADIYSDGSYDIYLRPDYDGDGAGQYSGNGHSLLVNALYIDQSTDMVLNGFTLQNGYVLAGTLSAPSSITVNGDINGYYAFYAESNGNIDVNANIYTQYDLYLDAAGDININSLLSSGDVISIGGSISPSSVTITSAGSIYSGNTVTISSGGDLVFDNLSGAIDSYFLTGNAGSDITVANTLNIGVGLSLDATGNIDAEGSIGGMSETLTLNAGGYIDIAGTATGITAVTIDASGDVTLGGIDCQGDLAIGGTTSPANVHLNGSSTVTGTNTAQISSAGNVAFNGDLVTICGITVSAVNNVTIANSITGVNSDISLYAGGNISHASGTVSTETSGDIYMNGGGDLALRNINSAGSVYVGDPEAPLSITQGTGTVINAGGDISVVSAGDVTLAELISGSGSVSVTSSGGGIYDGLGTTDANITAGSLTLSAATGIGILGGEDVDISADSLFAEVTGPGDIHINEFGSITISSTSTYDGSIDITSEEKMTVSDIAAGGAGDISLCTGSGDLELAGNITANAGNVSLAAGGAFTHISGVIHTDTTGDVSISSVGASSLGDITSAGALNLDTGSAATYGSTGTIDTVGAVVISSGVNVDANSSVWTVGGDWTNNGTFNGDTSSVTLDGASDAAVTGPNTFGDLAIETEGKTVTFEAGETQTVTGEFSAQGSSGVGNLVTLRSSSAGSAWGLDIQGAASVNFADVKDSANVGTEITATNSKDRGGNTGWSFESSLLTWLGVSSTSWDDASNWDLGYVPNVSDSVEIVSAGNYAALVSDVEINSLTIDSGGRMDAGSYRITVSGDWTNAGTFNAGTGTVVFDPMTGTSRISGSTMFNDLTCVTPGSTLVFGSGTTQTVNGRLDISGSVSSRINLMGSVAGSYWHINPKGAISVTNVTVRDSYNDKGVFVDPAGSVDNGKNLFWFTPPVNDIPDETDNVGQNKNNMILEGKGNDSFDPRGVANGPAGTGIFMEDYFVNTGFGMVSSDGSPFFMYHGLSDPDIYGRRELPDRDMVV; encoded by the coding sequence ATGAAGATGACGGGACTGCTGAAGAGAACGGTGAGCGTACTTGTGGTGTTCAGTTTTTTGAACGCTCAGGTGGCGTATTCTCTCCCACAGGACGTTGAGGTGGTGGAAGGCGCGGCGGATGTTAACATAGAAGGCGCGACGATGACGATAAACGCCGACGCCGGCACTATCCTGAATTATTCCTCGTTCGACCTTGCCGAGGGGGAGTCAGTGATAATAAACCTGCCGGGGATAGACGCGGATATACTTAACCGTGTTATCGGCGCCGGCGCGTCGAACATAGCGGGGGCCATCTCATGTAACGGGCTTTTCATACTCGTGAACACTAGCGGTATATATCTCGCGTCGACGGCGAATATCGACGTTGGCAGTCTGGTGCTTTCCACGCGGGATATCACTAACTCTGATTTTGTTAACGGGAAGTATTTCTTCCAGAAGATCTCGGAGGAAGCGCTGGATACGCTCCTTAAGAACGCGGGCACGATAAACGTGCGTGAAGGCGGGTTCGGCGTCCTTATAGCGGGAGCGATAGAGAACTCGGGTATGATCGTGGCGCCTATGGGGCGTATACACCTGGCCGCGGGAGACGCGGTGACACTCGCGCTTTCGAGTGACGGGCTTATAAGTGTCGCGATAGACGAGAAGGTGGCGTCGACGATACATGATATGGACGGGAACCCGATAACCGACCAGATAACGAATACCGGTTCGATCATAGCCGACGGCGGGGTAGTGGCTATAAGCGCCGAGTCGCTCACGGACATATTCAGGAACGCTATAAATCTTGATGGTATAGTGCAGGCGGATACGATGAGTTCTACTGCTGGCGAGATAAGTATAACCTCCTCGAGTGATATAACCCTCGGGGGTGGGATATCAGCCGTAGGGGGCATGATAGGAGTGATCTCGGAGGAAGGGTCGATAAGAGCCGAGGAGACATCGGAGATGACGGCGCAGGACGTATACGTGGAGGCCCAGAGGGACATATCTCTTGAGGGAACGATAGAGACGATGGAAGGTGGGCTTGTCGATCTCCACGCCCTTAACGGGTCGATGTACTCACATGGTTCCATAATAGCGCCTGAGGGGGAGATAAATGTGTGCGCGGCGTATGACCTTGACCTCGGGGGGTTCTACAAGGCGAGCCGCATGGTGTTCGACCCTGAGGAAGTGAACATAACGAGCGACTGGACGGGATCAGGGGATACGACGTTCTGGGCGACGGGGAACATAAATGTGCAGGCTAACATGACGCTGGAGGAAGGTAGCTTTTATTTCTATGCCGATTCCACCGATGCCAGCGGCACATATGACGACGGTTCGGGTACGTTCACGCAAAGCTCCAGCTCAACTATAACCGCTGATTATGATATATCCATAGACGGCTCCGGGAGCGTATCGGTGGGCGGTGTTGTCTCCAATATGGGAAGCATACATATCGGACAAGTCACAGGCAACCATGATGTGTCGTATATAGGCATGCTTGGCTCATTGTATGCGAGTAATGAGGTAACGCTTTATTCCGATGGTGATATACACCAAGGTGGGGACATGACAGGTGAGGTCATATATCTGTATCCAGATCATGACTCCGATGGCAGCGGCCAGTTCCAGACAAGTTTATCGTATGTCATCAATGGGATGGATCTCTACCTTGACCAGAGCACGGACATAGACATAAGTAATTTTAACGCGAATGTGGAATATTTTTATATCGGTAACAACGGGATCACGCCCAGTTCCGTTACGATCGGTGGCGAGAATCATGTGTATGGGACACTCGACATTACTTCCAACGGTGATATCGTCCAGAATGGGACGATCTATTCTGAGGCCGGATACGGGCTTTACCTGCAACCCGATTATGATAACGACGGGAACGGCCAGTTTATACAAAATTCAGGAAGCATTTGTAACTTTTATGAGATGAGCCTGTATCAGGGTACCAATATCACGCTTGATTATTACATGGACACCTACAATGTTTACGGGATCAACATATATGGCGAAGGTGAGGTTAACCTCAATGGCGGCATATATGCGACAAGCGATTTGTACGTGTACGCAAATGACGGTATTTCTTTGGGCGGTCCGCTACATTTCGATTATTACCTTGAGCTAAACGCCGATTATGACAACGATGGGTACGGCAGCTTGGTCGCGAACGGGAACAGCATATCCCCAGTAAGTTATTTTGATACGGCTAACATAACTACTGCAGGCGATCTTAACGTATCTGACATCGAAAGCCTGTTTTCCGGCGATGTTCCGGCAACTTCTTTGACTTTGCGTTCGACCGCAGGCAATATCACACTCGACCAGTATTATGATCCCGAGTTCTTATATTCGCTGCAACTTATAGCGGCTGATGATATCAACTTGAATGAGTGGATAGCGTTATCATACGGCAATGTTGGCCTGATCGCCGATTATGACGGAGACGGAGACGGTAATTTCAATTTCTCATCGGCAGGGATAAGCGCGGGCTCCGTTACTTTCAGTAAGAACAGTGATTTCAGTATCACATCGGATCTTATCTCCGACATAGACGCCAGCAATATCACATTCACGGCCGGCGGGGATTCCGACCTCTCGGTTGATGCCAGCCTATCATGCAGCGGGGCATTAAATCTACAGGCGGATGGGGATATTTCCATTAATTATGGGGTCAGCACAGGGACCACATTTTCGGTCGTTGCCGATTACGACACGGATAATTCCGGGAACGTTATCTGGTATAGCGGGGTGTCCGCGAGTATGGGGACAGGAGGGACGCTGAGATACCAGCAAGCCGATAGTTTCGCGTATTCGGATGTAACAAGCCGTGTTTATGGACAAACGACAGGAGGGGTCACGTTGAGGTCTACGAACGGTTCGGTGACCGTGGACCAGGCGATCACGCTCAGGACCGGCATCATCGATCTAAGGGCGGATGAGGACCTGCTTATAAATTCAAATATATCCACCACGAGCTCATCAACTATGTATCTTTACGCGGACGCGGAGAACAACGGTTCAGGGGGCTTTATGCAATCGGGGTCGGCTTCTATAACTTCAGGAGGGACCGCCCAGATCGCGCTACGCGCGGCAGGCACGGGAAGTTTATTGGGCGATATAACGGCCGGCCGGTTATATCTTTACGCGCAGTCAGGTGGCGCCACATATGCGCTCCAGGACGGGTGTAATGTGGACCTGAATTATTACACTTCTTCCTATGGTCTTTATGTCGCCAGTAATGCTATATTTAACGGTGGAAATAATACGACCATATCTACGGGAGGAGACTGGTGGGTGGACGGCACGTTCAATGGGCAGGGATCTACGGCCATATTGGATGGTACGTATTCCGGCACGAAGGATATACGGATGGACGCGGGCTCATTCAATAACCTTACGATAAACGCGAGCGGGACATATTCCCCATATACTTCCACCACGCCTACGGTAGTTGCGGGCGGTGACCTCAGCATCACTGCGGGCATATTGAGCATGACCACGAACGATCTCGTGGTAGGCGGAGACCTTCTTATCGACGGAGGCGTACTTATCGCCAATGGCGCGGGTGTGGACATTGATGTCGATGGGGATGTCTTGATCCGCGCGGGGGACTTTTTCGCCCCGACGGGCCTGGACGATGTTTCGTTCACGGTAGGGGGCGGATTTGAAGTATCGGGTGCGGGTGATTATTATAACGGCAATGGAAGGGTCGTATTCGATTCATCCGATATAGGGAACGATATCATCCTTACAACCTCCGGGTCCTATTTTTTCAATGACGTAAAGTTCAGCGGCGGAGGTGAATGGACTCTCACCGGCCTTATGCTGGCCTCCGGTGATCTGTATATGTATGACGGGACGCTCGTCGCCGGAGGACTGATAATAGCCGCGGATACATTAGCAATGGATGGCGGGAATATCACAAGTGATGGAAATGATGTCGAGATCATCGCTTCGACTTTTACGCAGACAGCGGGGGCGATAACGACAACATCAGAAGGGGATGTGAAGATCAGTTCTACCGCTATGCCCGGGGCATTTACTGTCGGGGAGATAAATTCCGATGGTGGTGTTTTCATCGGAGAGACCAACGCTCCGGTCACGGTCAGCCAGACATCAGGGACATCAATAACAGCGGTGGGAGATAGAGGCATAGAGATCAGCGCGTCAGGCGATATTACACTGCGGCAGGTCAATTCCGGAAGTTACGACACGACGATCACGTCAACGGCGGGGTCCATCCTCGACGGGCTTACGGGAGAAAGCGCGAACATAACGGCGGCAGCGGCTACACTCACGGCGGCTACGGGTATAGGTGTAACTGGAAGCGAGGACCTTGACCTTGACGTGGCGACGCTTGACGCGTCCGTAACGGGTACGGGTGACATTTATATATGGGAGGACAGCGCGATAACATTAAGTGATGTTGATACCAGCGCGGGCAAGATAGATATATCATCAGGGGGAACAATGACCGCGACGGATGTCGTGGCTGGCGATACGGGAGAAGTGTGGCTGACAACGACGAGCGGGAACATACAGGCTGGCGTGATCACGGCTTCCGGGAGCAAGGTAGTTCTCGCAGCCGCGGGTGCGATAACGGACACGAACGGTGCGAGCGTTAATATAACCGGGAGCACGGTGGACCTTGATGCCGCGACAGGCATAAGTGTGGATACTTCGGTGAATAATATCACGGCGGACGTGTCCGGGGTCGGGAATGTCGACATAAGCGAGACAGATGATGTGAACATTAACGGTGTCTCCTCATATGAGGGGGATATCATATTGACAAGCGGCGGCGTTATGACCGTTGCCGATGACATATCCGCCACAGGCTTCGGGAATATATCCATGACCGCCGACGGGATGAACCAGACCGGTGGCAGTATATACGCGCCCGCGGGCGAGATATGGATCGATGGCGCGGGTGATATTGTCCTGGGGGCCATAGAGGCGGCTGGGAATCTGACCATCGGGTCCAATGTGGCGCCGGATTCCGTGACCTTTAACGAAGATATCCACGCGTATAATAGCATAGACGTTATATCCAACGGGAACATTGACCAGAACGCGGACATATACAGTGACGGATCGTATGATATCTATCTGCGTCCCGACTATGACGGGGACGGTGCTGGGCAGTATTCGGGCAACGGGCATTCGCTTCTGGTGAACGCGCTTTATATCGACCAATCGACCGATATGGTGCTTAACGGGTTTACTCTCCAGAATGGTTATGTGTTAGCCGGCACCCTTAGTGCGCCATCATCAATTACCGTGAACGGCGATATAAATGGATATTACGCGTTTTACGCGGAAAGTAACGGGAATATCGACGTGAACGCGAATATATACACGCAATATGACCTGTATCTCGACGCGGCCGGTGATATAAACATAAATTCACTTTTGAGTTCAGGGGACGTGATATCTATAGGGGGATCCATATCGCCATCCTCTGTGACAATAACATCCGCTGGTTCCATATATTCGGGGAATACCGTTACAATATCATCCGGCGGTGATCTGGTTTTCGATAACCTGTCAGGGGCGATAGACTCGTATTTCCTGACCGGTAACGCCGGAAGCGACATAACGGTGGCGAACACCCTCAATATCGGTGTCGGATTATCCCTTGACGCCACGGGCAATATAGATGCCGAGGGCTCGATCGGTGGTATGTCTGAGACGCTTACCCTTAACGCGGGCGGGTATATTGATATAGCGGGGACCGCTACAGGGATAACCGCTGTAACGATAGACGCTTCGGGTGATGTGACCCTGGGGGGCATTGACTGCCAGGGAGACCTCGCGATAGGCGGGACGACTTCCCCGGCGAATGTTCACCTTAACGGTAGTAGCACGGTTACGGGTACTAACACGGCCCAGATCAGTTCGGCCGGGAATGTTGCCTTCAATGGCGATCTTGTCACGATATGTGGTATCACGGTCAGCGCGGTGAATAATGTTACGATAGCTAATAGTATTACCGGAGTTAATTCGGATATTTCACTGTACGCGGGGGGGAATATCAGCCATGCCTCCGGCACGGTATCTACGGAAACGAGCGGGGACATATATATGAACGGCGGCGGGGATCTCGCTTTGCGCAATATCAACAGCGCTGGGAGTGTATACGTGGGTGATCCTGAAGCTCCTTTATCTATCACGCAAGGAACGGGAACTGTGATCAACGCGGGTGGCGATATCAGCGTTGTGTCCGCGGGTGACGTAACGCTTGCGGAGTTGATCTCCGGGTCCGGGAGCGTTTCGGTGACCTCGTCCGGCGGGGGGATATACGATGGACTCGGCACGACCGACGCGAATATTACGGCCGGAAGCCTTACTCTTAGCGCGGCTACGGGAATAGGCATCCTGGGTGGAGAAGATGTCGATATCTCCGCGGATTCTCTCTTCGCTGAGGTCACGGGTCCGGGCGACATACATATAAATGAATTCGGGAGCATAACGATAAGCTCAACAAGCACTTATGACGGCTCGATCGATATCACATCTGAAGAGAAGATGACGGTATCGGATATTGCCGCGGGCGGTGCTGGCGATATTTCGCTTTGTACGGGGTCAGGAGACCTGGAGCTCGCGGGGAATATAACGGCGAACGCGGGGAATGTTTCTCTTGCCGCGGGCGGCGCGTTTACGCATATATCCGGAGTCATACATACTGATACGACGGGAGATGTGAGCATTAGTTCGGTTGGCGCGTCATCACTTGGGGACATAACGAGCGCGGGGGCGCTGAACCTGGATACCGGAAGCGCAGCTACTTATGGTTCGACCGGCACAATTGATACGGTGGGAGCCGTGGTGATAAGCAGCGGGGTCAATGTGGACGCCAATTCCTCGGTATGGACGGTAGGAGGGGACTGGACGAATAACGGTACGTTCAATGGAGACACTTCGAGTGTAACGCTTGACGGCGCAAGTGACGCCGCGGTGACGGGCCCTAACACCTTCGGTGACCTTGCGATAGAGACGGAGGGTAAGACCGTAACGTTCGAAGCGGGCGAGACCCAGACGGTTACCGGCGAGTTCAGCGCGCAGGGTTCCTCGGGGGTCGGCAACCTGGTGACGCTCAGGAGTTCGTCCGCCGGCAGCGCGTGGGGGCTGGACATACAGGGCGCGGCAAGCGTCAATTTCGCGGACGTCAAGGATTCGGCGAATGTCGGGACCGAGATCACGGCCACGAATTCCAAGGACAGAGGAGGCAACACCGGCTGGAGTTTTGAGTCATCGCTTCTTACATGGCTGGGAGTTAGCTCGACCAGCTGGGATGACGCTTCCAACTGGGACCTGGGATACGTGCCGAACGTAAGTGACAGCGTGGAGATAGTATCCGCGGGTAATTACGCGGCTTTAGTTTCGGATGTCGAGATAAACTCTCTTACGATAGACTCGGGCGGCCGGATGGACGCGGGTTCTTACAGGATAACGGTTTCCGGTGACTGGACGAACGCGGGTACGTTCAACGCGGGTACGGGCACGGTCGTTTTCGATCCGATGACGGGGACATCGCGGATAAGCGGGTCGACTATGTTCAATGACCTCACCTGCGTAACTCCTGGATCCACGCTGGTATTCGGTTCGGGGACGACGCAGACGGTGAACGGCAGGCTTGACATATCAGGTTCGGTATCAAGCCGAATAAACCTGATGGGTTCGGTAGCGGGAAGTTATTGGCATATAAACCCTAAAGGGGCGATAAGCGTGACGAACGTTACAGTGAGGGATTCATACAATGACAAAGGCGTATTCGTGGATCCAGCGGGGTCGGTGGATAACGGTAAGAACCTTTTCTGGTTCACGCCTCCGGTTAACGATATACCGGACGAGACGGATAACGTGGGTCAGAACAAGAACAATATGATCCTTGAAGGGAAAGGAAATGACTCTTTCGACCCCAGGGGTGTGGCGAATGGTCCTGCCGGGACAGGCATATTCATGGAGGACTATTTCGTCAACACGGGTTTTGGCATGGTATCCTCGGACGGGTCGCCATTTTTTATGTATCATGGTCTTTCTGACCCCGACATATATGGGCGCCGCGAACTCCCTGATCGGGACATGGTGGTTTAG
- a CDS encoding ShlB/FhaC/HecB family hemolysin secretion/activation protein has translation MSTLVYRACFSQPLPSESTIDMATREVDRPFREEAEEKLTTTPPQAPEKIEEEEKAIPQGPTFLLKEVVLEGTETFPPDEFTPLFADSIGKDTDLAELTEITKNIEKEYLKKGVIAACFLPPQDIKNGVVTLRVVEAKMGELKIQSRDPNQVDRVKYYWDIKPGQVLRYDKMSRSLQLMNKNPDRDVKATLIAGQEIGTTDVMLDTTSYFPIHGFFSYDNEGAPSTGGDRYGFGVRHNNALFVDDTFLSGYTFGQYFSGMYMYHSVPITNFGTNIIYGYSDSRSAPRKQFSVYGIRSRSQSASFTVSQDLYKRSEYLGDISLGMDSNDKVTTTEEGTLIRDRFRTARLKSNIISRNPGAITYISPQLSQGLNAFGARRKHPLSSRNGTAGNTFTKFNLDIKHRQLFPASLQAALNIKTQFSGEKLASQEQLSLGGIDSIRGYPAQDYMADNGFIMNLDLLVPCPFIPESWKLPYAQDSLRNNVNLLCFMDYGYGEKRAARKDEERQHVNYSSIGAGLRIRLYNQALLRLEWGFPIGPDKATTESPNPRFHFALTFEENLPKEWERIKSMRSETPREGLPDMLSGTPSANELLDNNILTIRRKETDPLTVPTT, from the coding sequence ATGTCCACGCTCGTGTATCGGGCGTGTTTCTCCCAGCCTCTCCCCAGCGAAAGCACGATAGACATGGCCACACGCGAGGTGGACAGGCCATTCCGCGAGGAAGCCGAGGAAAAACTCACGACAACGCCTCCCCAGGCACCCGAAAAGATCGAGGAAGAGGAAAAAGCCATACCTCAAGGCCCTACTTTCCTGTTAAAAGAAGTGGTCCTCGAAGGTACCGAGACTTTTCCCCCCGACGAATTCACTCCGCTCTTCGCTGATTCCATCGGTAAGGATACCGACCTGGCGGAGCTCACGGAGATAACAAAGAACATCGAAAAAGAGTATCTGAAGAAAGGGGTCATAGCGGCCTGTTTCCTCCCTCCGCAGGACATCAAGAACGGCGTGGTCACTTTGCGGGTGGTCGAGGCTAAAATGGGAGAACTTAAGATACAAAGCCGAGACCCCAACCAGGTCGATCGCGTAAAATACTACTGGGACATCAAACCGGGACAGGTCCTGCGTTATGATAAAATGAGCCGGAGCCTGCAACTCATGAACAAAAATCCCGACCGGGACGTAAAAGCCACTCTTATCGCCGGGCAGGAAATAGGAACTACCGACGTGATGCTGGACACGACATCTTACTTCCCCATACATGGGTTTTTCTCATACGACAATGAAGGAGCTCCTTCCACCGGCGGGGACAGGTACGGTTTCGGAGTAAGACATAATAATGCCCTCTTCGTCGATGATACCTTTCTTTCCGGATACACGTTTGGCCAGTATTTCAGCGGCATGTATATGTATCACTCCGTACCCATAACAAATTTCGGGACGAACATAATTTACGGATATTCCGACTCACGTTCCGCGCCAAGAAAACAGTTCTCTGTCTATGGCATACGGTCAAGGTCACAGAGCGCCAGCTTCACGGTCAGCCAGGACCTGTACAAGAGATCGGAATATCTTGGGGACATTTCGCTGGGCATGGACTCCAACGACAAAGTGACCACCACCGAGGAAGGCACGCTTATACGCGATCGTTTCCGTACCGCCCGGCTCAAAAGCAACATCATAAGCCGCAACCCCGGCGCGATAACGTATATCTCACCCCAGCTATCCCAGGGGCTTAACGCGTTCGGGGCCAGACGCAAACATCCCCTTTCTTCCAGGAACGGGACCGCCGGGAACACTTTCACCAAGTTCAACCTTGACATAAAACACCGGCAACTATTTCCGGCCTCATTACAGGCGGCCCTGAACATCAAGACCCAGTTCTCCGGAGAAAAACTCGCGTCGCAGGAACAACTTTCCCTGGGTGGTATCGATTCGATACGCGGATATCCGGCCCAGGACTACATGGCCGACAACGGCTTTATAATGAATCTGGACCTACTCGTCCCCTGCCCGTTCATCCCGGAGTCATGGAAACTGCCATACGCCCAGGACAGCCTGCGTAACAACGTGAACCTCCTGTGTTTCATGGATTACGGTTACGGGGAAAAACGCGCGGCCAGAAAAGATGAGGAGAGACAACATGTCAACTATTCCAGCATCGGAGCTGGACTACGTATACGTCTGTACAATCAGGCGCTCTTACGCCTGGAATGGGGGTTCCCCATAGGACCGGACAAAGCCACCACTGAGTCCCCGAACCCGCGTTTCCATTTCGCCCTTACTTTCGAGGAGAACCTGCCCAAGGAATGGGAAAGGATAAAGAGTATGCGCTCCGAGACCCCTCGTGAAGGTCTTCCCGACATGCTTTCCGGGACCCCTTCGGCAAATGAACTACTGGACAACAATATCCTGACGATCCGCCGCAAAGAGACCGATCCCTTAACCGTACCAACGACCTAA
- the carA gene encoding glutamine-hydrolyzing carbamoyl-phosphate synthase small subunit, giving the protein MKCVIAFEDGTVFRGRAFGAAGKTVFGELVFNTSISGYQEIITDPSYKGQIVTMTYPLIGNYGVNREDAESDRPQVEGLIIKELCEVPSNFRSEGSLDVYLKRHGVIGVSGVDTRAITRHLRIRGAMKGAISTEFPDDIEGLVERVKDSPGLIGRDLVKEVTCDRSIVWSGKGDIKIAVLDCGVKYNILRHFEARGCAVTRFPADTSAETILASDPDGIFLSNGPGDPEGAPYVFGTVKELLGKKPIFGICLGHQMLGLALGGKTYKLKFGHRGGNHPVKDLRTGKVDITAQNHGFCVDFDSVKDKGVEITHINLNDNTVEGMESKEMDFFSIQCHPEAGPGPNDSTYLFDRFVDHIRKEKSINA; this is encoded by the coding sequence GTGAAGTGTGTAATAGCATTTGAAGATGGAACTGTGTTCAGAGGCCGGGCTTTTGGAGCGGCCGGGAAGACCGTTTTTGGCGAGTTGGTCTTTAATACCAGTATTTCCGGATACCAGGAAATAATCACTGACCCGTCATATAAAGGTCAGATCGTTACGATGACGTATCCTCTTATCGGTAACTATGGCGTTAATCGTGAGGATGCGGAGTCGGATCGCCCGCAAGTCGAAGGCCTCATTATCAAAGAGCTGTGCGAAGTCCCCAGTAATTTCAGGTCGGAAGGATCACTTGACGTTTATCTTAAAAGACACGGAGTCATAGGTGTTTCCGGTGTCGATACCAGGGCCATAACAAGGCATTTGCGTATCCGTGGGGCAATGAAAGGCGCTATATCGACGGAATTCCCAGATGATATTGAAGGCCTGGTCGAGCGTGTAAAAGACTCCCCTGGTTTGATCGGCCGGGACCTTGTAAAAGAAGTAACATGCGACAGGTCCATTGTATGGTCTGGCAAGGGAGATATCAAGATAGCTGTTTTGGACTGCGGGGTCAAATACAATATATTAAGGCATTTCGAGGCTCGTGGTTGCGCGGTCACGCGTTTCCCGGCGGATACTTCGGCTGAGACCATATTGGCGTCAGATCCGGACGGTATTTTTCTCTCTAACGGGCCGGGGGACCCGGAAGGAGCCCCTTATGTCTTTGGGACGGTAAAGGAACTCCTGGGTAAAAAACCTATCTTCGGTATATGTCTGGGGCACCAGATGCTCGGGTTGGCTTTGGGAGGTAAGACGTATAAGCTCAAATTCGGTCATAGGGGGGGGAATCATCCGGTCAAGGACCTTAGGACCGGGAAAGTGGATATAACCGCGCAGAACCATGGTTTCTGCGTAGACTTTGATTCGGTTAAGGATAAAGGGGTGGAGATCACCCATATCAACCTGAACGACAATACCGTGGAAGGGATGGAGTCGAAGGAAATGGACTTTTTCAGCATACAGTGCCATCCTGAAGCCGGTCCCGGCCCGAATGATTCCACATATCTATTTGACAGGTTCGTTGACCACATAAGGAAAGAGAAATCGATCAATGCCTAA